A window of Malania oleifera isolate guangnan ecotype guangnan chromosome 2, ASM2987363v1, whole genome shotgun sequence genomic DNA:
GAACAATTTTGTAATATGGTTGAGACTCaattttctagaaaaataaaGATGACAAGGACTGATAATGGAACAGAGTTTATCATGAGCAATTTTTTTGCTCAAAAAGGAATTTTACATCAATTAAGTTGTGTtgaaactcctcaacaaaatgcaaTAGTAGAGAGGAAACATCAACATATCTTAAATGTTGCAAGATCCCTTTTGTTTCATTCTCACTTGCCTTTATACCTTTGGGGACATTGTGTCTTAACAGCaatatatttgattaatagaatcccAACTTCAGTCTTGTctcataaaactccttatgaagtACTTTATGGTCATGCTCCTTCCTATGGTCACCTAAAGGTTTTTGGATGTCTTTGTTTTGCTTCCACTATAGCACATAATAAATCTAAGTTTACTGCTAGAGCTAGAAAGTGTGTGTTTCTAGGATATCCTTTTGGTGTGAAAGGTTACAAAGTTCTAGATATAACTACAAATACTATTTTTATTTCCAGAGATGTAGTGTTTCATGAAGAAATTTTTCCTTTTGCTGGTGCCAAGAAACCAGTTTCAGATCCTTTTCTTTTTAGTTCTGAAGTTGATGACATTGTCAATTCCAGTTCAGGTAATAGCTCTTTTGTTACTCCCATTTGCATTCTTGAAAATCATATTCCTTGTTCAATTCCACTTAATAATTCTACTTCTGTTGAGGTTCCATCTTCTATTTcaaatccttcttcttcttctgtcattcctattatttcttcccttattaATCATAATTCTACTGATTCTTTGGTTCCTTCTTTACCCGACCATACAGTTCCTAATATTGTCCCAACAGCACCTGTTTCTAATACAGTAGCAGAACCACCATCTGCACCTCTCAGGAaatcaatcaaacacacaaaACAACTTGCTTACTTACAGGATTATTCTTGTATTGTTACTCACATTCCAGGTGCACCTTATGATATATCTCAATGCCTTACTTACTCACATTTGGAACCAAGTTATTAGTCATACATGATGGCAGTTAGTTCTTCTCCTCAAGAACCTCAGTCTTTCTTTCAAGCAGTTAAAGATCCTTTGTGGAGAGAGGCAATGGATAAGGAAATTCAAGCACTTGAGAAAACTCACACTTGGGAGCTTTCTACTTTGCCACCTGGTAAATCACCCATTGGATGTAAATGGGTATACAAAATTAAGTTGAATTCTGATGGTTCAGTTGAAAGATACAAGGCAAGATTAGTTGCAAAGGGTTACACTCAATGAGAAGGTTTAGATTTTCTTGAAATATTCTCTCAAGTGGCCAGAACAGTCACTGTTAGAGTCTTGATTGCGTTAGCAGCTACCAAAGCTTGGCCTCTTCATCAATTGGACATCAATAATGCTTTTCTGCACGGGGATTTCGATGAGGAAGTATATATGTCTCTGCCGCCTGTTGTGTGTAAGCTACTCaaatctctttatggtttaaGGCAAGCTTCTAGATGATGGTACACTAAACTTTCCATCACTATTCAACAGCTTGGCTTCATTCAATCTACTACTGATCATTCCTTGTTTGTGCATGTGAAAGGTCCTTTGTTTACAGCTTTATTAGTATATATGGATGACATGGTCATCACAGGAAATGATCCAGATTGTGTTGCTGAACTGAAGTCAGTTTTGGATGCCAAATTTGGAATTAAGGACCTTGGTTCACTTAAATACTTCTTGGGGCTTGAGATTGCTAGAAGTAAGAAGGGTATCAACTTGAATCAAAGGAAGTTTGCTCTTAATATATTAAAAGAAACAGGAATGAGGGGATGCAAGCCTATTAATTCTCCTATGGAGCAGCAGCTGAAGTTGTCCAAGGATTCTAGAGACTTGTTCACAGATTTGAACAAATACAGAAGACTCATAGGCAAACTAATGTATTTAACCTTGAGCATACCTAATTTAACTTATGCAATAAATAGATTAAGTCAGTTTTTGGCTAAACCAAGGCATCCACACATGCAGGCAGCTACTAGAATATTGCAATATATCAAGGGAACATCAGGGCAAGGGGTATTTTTACCTGTTGATTCAGATTTACAATTGAAAGCCTATTATGATGTTAATTGGGCAGGATGTCCAGACACTAGAAGATCATTAACTGGTTATTGTTTTTTTCTTGGGAATGCTTTAATTTCATGGAGATCAAAGAAGCAGTCAATGGTGTCAAGGTCTTCAGCTGAAGCCGAATATAGATCAATGGCAAGTACTACCTATGAAGTAACTTGGTTATTGTATCTATTGAAAGATCTTCAAGTGAAGCATGATAAATCAGTACTAATGTACTGTGATAACCAAGCAGCTTTGCATATTGCTGTGAATCCTGTGTTTCATGAGAGATCAAAACACATAGAGGCAAATTATCATATTGTGAGAAATAAAGTTCTTGATAGTACCATCAAAACATTTCATGTTACTTTCAGGAATCAATTGGCAGATGTCTTTACTAAGGCACTTGGTGTAGATAATCATATCAGATTAGTCAAGAAGTTGGGATTGATCAACATATTTCCTCCTAAGATTGAATATCCTGATTATGTGAACGAAGACCAGAATGCAAGAGCATTGCTCTTGAAAGGGGATGTTAAAATTTATAAGCATCCTTGGAAGAATTAGTTATTTGTTATAATTAGTTAAACTTTGTAATGATTTCTTTTTTTTAGGAAGTTAGTTATTTAGTTCATCTAACAGATTCTGTATATAAGGAGATTTAATGATTGTAATTTTCATTGCTTTTGCTTGTAAACTTCATTGGAATCAAGAAATAAGATCAGATTTTATTTAGATCTTCTATCCATGAAGTTTTTACATGTTTCcgtcatgtaaatactagtgtagggttattttcttctagtagtgtctttgtatgtcaaataaggcagtatgactcctcggtcactttgatgtttcctaatgcTAGAGGGAATGGCCTAAaaagctctttaagggagggtgagtgttcatcagtcattgtaaaactcactagcttttgtcaacgtgtttagcctactttcctccctcgctaagcacacaatgtcaacggaggtgttgttaatgaattgcgtagttTCCATGTTTACTACTTGcatgccactgctttcatgattgcttactAATTCCGctaccatttgattgaatgctaatgaaagtgtttcgtggatgaatgttggtaaatgataggctgactagttaaacaagagtgctttagctagcgtcgCACGGCCctttcacaatggtgtgaaaatagtcggacgtgacacttggtatcagagccaagacTCAGTTACAACAAGAATTTAGTTACCTTcattgtgggatttggaaagctttggtaagtgaccatggcaccaaaaaATGCTGAGAGGATCAACGTGCTAGAAGCACAAGTTGAGGCAATAACCAACATTGTGGCTGCGGAGGTgacccagatgagagaacttgttggtGAAGtaatgggatcacaaaaacatcaagcacgTTTGATAGGCGACATATCAAAGGACTTTCATCATACAATTGAAACTTTACAGTcgcggatggctgatctggatgcaaaggtgaatatGATGGTTCTTgatatggggaactccaacactccgagagttagcaagaccaaggtactagaacccaggacgtatgggggtacTTGTGATTCCAatgagttagagaacttcttgtttgatgtggagtagtactttcgcgctgtgaggatggcctcagaacaagcaaaggtggatactacaaccatgtacttggttggtgatgccaaactgtggtggcgtaccaagtacaaagaaattgaaaatggaagttgtgtaattgatagttgggcttacttgaagagagagctcaaggcccaattctttcttgataatgttgagtataatgcaaggagaaagctTAGATATCTCAAGCATACAGGGTCAAgtagggaatatgtgaaacaattttcttcttttatgttggatattcgggatatatcggagaaggacaagttgttctattttctagaagggatgaaaccatgggcaagaactgaacttcataggcaaagagtttaAGACTTGTCTATTGCACAAGCTGCTACAGAATGCTTAACtaactacgctggtgatgataccgccTCGTCCAAATGGTTTGgcagagagggaaacagtggaaagtctttcaagaaaggcaaacccaagagtgggggagtcaactctaaatcatcaacctcaaaggaagaaGTTTCGtcatctcaagggttcaacacacccaatggaaagtgGAAGAGTAAAATTGCATGCTACTTGTATGGAGGACCTCACAGAGTGAGTGAGTatcaacacaagggattactcaatgccttacaagctttcACTTCGGGATAAGTGGTGGAAAACGAGGAGGAAGCGGATAATGTCCAAAGGGTAGGTTCAGTGCAGCTAGTGGGCGCATTGGAAAAGCGGGCAaaagcaccgaaagttacacgagtaaaagggttaatgtttgtgaaCTTAaagataaatgggaagagtacccacCCTATGGTGGATatgggggctactcataattttttttttgcagttgGAAGCATAGAGACttaacttatccttagagaaggatacaggacgcatgaaagcagttgaTTCTGTAGCCCAAGctactttgggagtagccaaACAAGTGgctgtaaagcttggacagtgggaaggtcttgtgaatttcacagcggtgccttGGATGACTTTCCAaacattctaggaatggagttcctaaggggaacAAGGGCAGTGTTGATGCCTTCGGCTAGTTCCCTGTGCTCTGATgagagatcactcgtgcatggtgcaagtcgttgagatgaaaggagacgaagggaagtcccttttaGCCATACAACTCTATGAGAGATTGGGTTAGgatgagcagacacgtctagccacggtggtggtagacaaagaagtaggctaAGAGTTGGAGCCTACggccatccaagcggtgttggatgagtacaaggaggtgttgccggataagctgcttCACAATTttccttcacgacggactgtggagcatgagatcgagtttttatcaggagtgaaaccacctgccaAAGGGCTATGTCAGATGGTGCCTCTAGAGATAGTAGAGTTAGGGAAACatcttgatgaattggaagcaagATGTGTTTGCCCTTCCAAAGAACCGTTGGGAGCATCGATGTTGTTTCataggaaacatgaagagcatctataGAAGGTGTTCGACAGGTTGAGGGAAAACAGTCTATatgtgaagaaagggaagttcTCTTTCACTCAGTGGAgaaacaaattccttggtcatgtggttgaaaaacgtcgtatccggaggggtatggagaaggtaaggatgattcaagaatggaagatacCCACTAcaatgaaggagttgcgttcctttcttggcttTACTAGATATTACacgaagttcgttgaggggtattcgcggagaatgactccaatgacaggactactagggaggtattattggctaCAACTGCGGGACGATGTGGTTgatataccaaaacttgtctcacttgccaacaaaaCAAGAGGGAGcgaaagaagtatggtactttcatggccgcaccaaagtgtTGCTTGGCAaaggagatgacacaattgttccttgtgaccgTTGtaaaacattggggtgttccccaagttattttTTGTGACCAAGACTTAATG
This region includes:
- the LOC131149899 gene encoding uncharacterized mitochondrial protein AtMg00810-like, yielding MVITGNDPDCVAELKSVLDAKFGIKDLGSLKYFLGLEIARSKKGINLNQRKFALNILKETGMRGCKPINSPMEQQLKLSKDSRDLFTDLNKYRRLIGKLMYLTLSIPNLTYAINRLSQFLAKPRHPHMQAATRILQYIKGTSGQGVFLPVDSDLQLKAYYDVNWAGCPDTRRSLTGYCFFLGNALISWRSKKQSMVSRSSAEAEYRSMASTTYEVTWLLYLLKDLQVKHDKSVLMYCDNQAALHIAVNPVFHERSKHIEANYHIVRNKVLDSTIKTFHVTFRNQLADVFTKALGVDNHIRLVKKLGLINIFPPKIEYPDYVNEDQNARALLLKGDVKIYKHPWKN